The genomic DNA ACCTCACCGTCATCCAAGACTGGTACGACGCCCGCGGCATCGACGACCCCTGGGTCGCCTTCCTCGGCGAGCAGCCACTCGACCAGAGTGACCACCCCCGCATCCCACGGGCCAACCGCAAGAAGCCCAAAGCCAGCCTGCTGAGACGACTCGCCTCGGGCACCGACCCACCCTGACGACCGAGCATCCAACGCCACGCGGCGCGAGAGCACTCGCCGCCGAACCGAAAGCAGAAAGTGCAGCAACCTGCTGCACAACTGCGCCTCACCGCGCCCGACTGGCGCCTGATCAGCGCCCTTGAAGGCCCGACGAGGGGGCCCTTCGACTGCCGACGGCGTCCTGACCGAGTGCCGGAGCGACATCGGCGCGACACCAGACGCGAAAACTCCCGGCCGGATGACCCGACCGGGAGTTTCGTCCATCTTTTCCGGCTGATTCGTTGACCAGCCTTTGGTGCGCGAGGGGGGAGTTGAACCCCCACGCCCTTTCGGGCACACGGACCTGAACCGTGCGCGTCTGCCTATTCCGCCACTCGCGCGCGCCGTCCCATCATGCCAACACTGCCGCCGAAGGACAAACCCGATCCGACCGCCCAGGCGAATGGCGGTAGCGGCTGCGCCGGCTAACCCCGTGAGGTCGCCGAATTCCGTTGGGATGGGCACTAATTGACCACGCGCCAGGCAAGGCACCGGGTAGCGGGGCGCAGATAATGGCCCTGGGCCTGGATGGCTCGAGCGGGTACGCGACGCGGTGGGGGTGACCGCATGGGGAGGCTGTCGGGGCCGGAGGAGCAGGCCCAGCGCCAGCAGGACGCGGCGATCTGGAGGACGCTCCTGGTCAACGAGCTGCTCGACGTGGGCCGATTCGACCAGGTCGAAACCGTCCCCGTGGTGTTCGCGCCGCAGCTGGCCCCCGATGAGCGGTTCGTCGGCTCCGGCGCCTACCAGCTCTACGACTTCGGCGCCGTGGGCGACGGCACCTACGAGCGCAGCACCGGCTTCTTCTTCGCCGGCGGACCGGCCGGCATCGCCCTGACCGGCACGGTGGCGGCTGCCCGGGCCATCGGCAACGCCTCGCGCCGGTCCCGCGCCGCGGCGGACGCCATGCCCCGCTGGAAGGTGATCGACGCAGGGCAACTGTGGGTGTCCCAGCACGGGTTCACCCTGCGCGGGCGCGGCGGGCTGCAGGCATGGAGCTGGCACGCGATCCTCGCCGCCGAACTCGTCGGCCCCGGTCGCGTCTGCTTCGACGCCGACGCGCACCCGCAGTCGGTCCAGTGGATCCTACAGTCCGACTGGGCCGAGCTGGTGTTCACGTTCTGGGCGCGCGACCGGCACCCGCAGCATCCGCAGTTCCTCGGCCGCACCTGGATCCCACCCGGCTGGGCCGAGCGAACGGTGGCCCGCGGACATGCCCTGCCGCCCGCGCTCTCGGGGCGGTGGCAACACCGCGACGTCCAGGACCGCTAGGGAAAGTGTCACAGCGTCGCTAGACCGGCAGCCCCAGATCGGCCGCCAGCAGGTCGACGGCCTGACCGAACCAGGCTCCCGGGTCGTCGATGCTCCCGGCGTACCGCCCGAACAGCTCGAACGAGACCGCCCCCAGCACCGACCCCCACGCGAGCACCCCGCGGGCGAGCACGGCCTCCCGCGGCGGACGGCCGGACACCGCGACGGCCGCGGCCTTCGTCCGCACGGCGGCGAGCGCGTCTCCCTCGCGTACCCCGGGGACCGGCCGCGGGAACAGGCCGAGCTCATCCACGGCGACGAGGCAGCGCAGGAAGGCGTCCGTCACCCGCGACGCCGCCTCGGTCGCCTCGGTCGGTGGCGCATAGCCGGGCACCGGCGGCCCGTAGACCAGCGCGTAGTCGTGCGGGTGCGCGAGAGCCCAGTCCCGGACGGCGCCGCAGATGGCCCGCCACCGGGCCAGTACGGCGTCCGGGCGCACCCGCCCCGCCGACTTGGCCGCCCACACCTGGGCGACGGCGGCCTCCCGCTCCTCGACGTGCTGCGCCAGCTCGGCGTACATCGCCACCTGCAGCCGGCCCAGCACCTCGTCGCGGCTGGCGACGTACCGGTAGATGCTCGCCGAGCCCATCCCCAGCTCGCGCGCCACGGCCCGCACCGACAGCTCGCTTGGGCCGACCTGCGCCAATTGGGCCCGGGCCACCCGCACGATGTCCGCTTCGACCCGCGCTCGAGCGGCGGCGCGGGCGGCCTGCGGCGGCGCTGGGTCGACGGCCATGCCCCCCACTGTCGCACGCCATCGGGGACAACCGTGCAGGTCAGGCGTCCGACTGGCAGGGTCCGAGCGCCCTGCTCACCAGGCCCGCGCGAGCAGCGCCACCCGGCCGCGCCATCATGGGGGGATGTCGCAGTGGGAGTCGTGGGTCGAGCGGCAGATCCGCGAGGCCACGGAGCGGGGTGAGTTCGCCGACCTGCCAGGCATCGGCAAGCCCCTCGACCTCGGTAATCCCGACGATCCGGACTGGTGGATCAAGCGCCTCGTACGCCGGGAGGGGATCGACACCTCCCAGGCCCTGCACCCGACCCTGGCGCTGCGGCGCGAGGCCAAAACCTACCCGGCCGCGCTCGCCGACATCCGGACCGAGGATCAGGTCCGCGAGCTGGTCCGCGACTTCAACCAGCGGGTGGTGCAGGACCGGCTCCGCCCCGTGCGCGGCGCGGCCATGCCCCCCGTCGCGCCACGCCTCGACGTGGAGGAGATGGTGACGGCCTGGCGCGCGATGCGCGCCGCGGACGAGACCGCGAACGACGCCGAAAAGCTCAGTGACACCGCGGAACTCGCTCGTCCGCGGGAGAAAGCGTCACGCCGACCGACGCGGTTCGCTCGCTGGTGGCGCGCGTTGTTCGCGGCCCCTCAACCCACCGACGCTATGGGTGCCGACGACCAGTCCGCGCGGCAACGGTAGCCGGGCGTCACTGCCGACCCGGCGTCGCGGCCGGCCCGGCGTCATGGAGTCGCGGCCGGGACGGCGTCACGGTGTCACGGCCGCCCCGATGCGCGGCCGCGCGGCAAGCGTCAGAGCAGCCGCAGTCGCTGAGCCGTCTCGGTCAGCTCGTCGCGGAACTTGGGATGCGCGATGTCGATCAGCGCCCGGGCCCGTTGCTTGTTGGTGCGGCCGCGCAGCTGGGCCACGCCGTACTCGGTGACCACGTAGTTCACGTCGTTCTTGCCGGTGGAGACGTGCGCGCCCGTCGTGAGCGTCGGGACGATGCGGCTGATCGTGTCGTCCTTCGCGGTCGAGGGCAGCACGATGAACGCCTTCCCGCCGGCCGACCGGTTCGCGCCGCGGGCGAAGTCGCACTGCCCGCCGGTGCCGGAGTACGGCGTCGGGCCCATCGTCTCCGAGCAGCACTGCCCGATGAGGTCGACCTGCATGGTCGCGTTGACGGTGTGCATGAGGTCGTGCTGGCCGATGCGGAAGGGGTCGTTGACCACGTCGACCGGGTGCATCTGCACGGCCGGGTTGTGATCCATGAAGTCGTAGAGGCGCTGGCTGCCGAGGGCGAACGTGGCGCGCATGTGGCCGCGGTCCACGTTCTTCCGGGCGTTGGTGACGACGCCGGCCTCGACCAGCGTGAGGATGCCGTCGCCCATCATCTCGGTGTGGACGCCGAGGTCGCGCCGGTCGGTGAGCTGCATGACCACGGCGTCGGGGATGGCGCCGTACCCGATCTGCAGCGTTGCCCCGTCCGGGATCATGTCCGCGACGTACCCGCCGATCGCCTTCTGTACCGGGCCGATCTGCGGCAGCCCCACCGCGGTCACCGGGCGGTCGTCCTCGACGATGGCGGTGACGTCGTCGATGTGCAGGTGACAGTCGCCGTACGCGTACGGAACCCCCGGGTTGACCTCCAGGATGACCGTGCGCGCCTTCTTCAGCGCCGCCATCGTATAGTCGGTCGCCAGGCTGATCGAGAAGTAGCCGTGCTTGTCCATCGGCGACGCCATCGTCACCGCGACGTCGCAGGGGAAGTAGCCCTCCCGGATGAACGAGGCGGACTCGAAGAAGAAATGCGGGTAGTACTCGATCCAGCCCTCCTGGGCGCCCGCGCGGGTGGGGGCGTTCAGGAAGTACGCCGTGTGCCGCACGTTCTCGACCGTCTCGGGGTCGATGTATCCGAACTTGCGCAGCGGCAGGATCTGGGCCACGGTCACGCCGCGCTTCTCGCGGCGCCGGTCCGAGAGCGCCTCCAGGATGGTCGGGGGCTCGCCGGCGCCGGTCGGGACCACCACCGTGTCGCCGTCGCGGATCAGGTCGACGACGTCGTGGGCGGGGCGCCGTTTCGCGGCGTAGTCGTCCTGGGCGGTCATGGGCATCTCCTCTGGTCTGAGCGGACGCGGCTCAGGCCAAGCTAGCGGAGCCCAGCGGGTCTCCCCCGGGCTTTGGCGTGATGACTGGTTCACCGCCGGGTCGGGGGCGGCTGCGCGGGGCCCGCCGGGCCGCCGTCACCACCGCCACACCAGCCCGGCCACCCCCGGTACGACGTCGCTGAACAACACCGTCACGCACGGCGAAGTCACCAGCACCGGCGTCGACTTGGGAACCTCGCTGCGGATCGGGCGCTCGAAGCGCTCCACGGTCGTGGGCATGCGGTCGGGATGGAAGGTGACGCTGACGAGGTAGAGCGGCAGCGGACGCAGCACCCCGCGTTCCCACCGGTTCGACACCGCCGGGCGGGCGCCGGGCGTGCATTCGAACTCGATGAGCAGGCACTCGCCCTCGTCCAGCGGGTGGTCGAGCACAGCCTCCATCATCAGCAGCCGATCGTCGGGTGAGACGATCGAACGCCCCAGCGTGCAGCCCATGAGGGGCTTCACCGTTGGCGGGGTGTAGGGAACCCCGTCGGCGGCCTCCTCCTCCGGCCAGAACGAGATCGGGAACCGCTGGGTGCCGTCGCGCAGGCTGCGCACCAGCATCCGGAGCCGGTTGCGGACCTGCCGGCCCGTCGCGTCCAGCTCCACGAGATCCTGGTGCGATAACCGCTCCAGGCCGTCGTCGTACGTGAGCCCGAGGCGCTCCACCAGCTGGGCCATGACGCGGTTGGCCCCGTTCAGTTCGTAGAGACCGTCCAGGTCGTACGTCGCGGGGACCACGCGCCCCGGCAACAGCCCCATCAGGGCCCCCGGCGTCAGGTCGAGGATCTCCTCCAGCGTCTCCAACGCGGCCAACGAGGAGGCGCGTTCCGGTCGGCGTCGCCCTGAACGCCAATAACTGAGCGTGGCCACCGACAGCTGGTGCCCGCGGTCGGCAAGGGCTCGCCGGATCGCGTCCAGGCTCAAGCCCGAGGCCGTGACCGCCTCCCCGAAGGCGTGCGCGAACTCACTGGCCTGGGCTTCGGGGGCCCCTGCCAGGTTCGCCGGAGGGTTGGCGGTCATGTTTCCAGGGTATGCCGTCGGCTGACCGCGCCCGTGACGTACCTCGCCCGGCGCCGCGAGTAGCTAGGGCGCCCCAGTCGCGGCCCTGCCATGCTGACCTGGTCGGGCCCGGTGTGGCGGAGCAGTTGCGTGACTGCCCTCGCACTGGGGCGGAAGTGGTCGATGGGCGGATTGTGCCGGCGGTTGCTGCCGTTAGGCTCCGCTCAACCCTAGGCTGAGGAGAGTGCACCACCCGAGTGCGCCCTGCACGAAGGAGGTACCGGTGACCCCGTCGGAGACGACAACCCCGTCTGCCGCGACCGCGTCGTCGCCCATGGAGGTGCTCACCGAGCAGGACTGCTGGGACACGCTGCGGCGCTTGGAGTTCGGCCGGTTGGCGTATGCGGTGGACGGTCACCTCGACATGGCACCCATCAACTACGCCGTGCACAACGGGGAAATCGTCTTCCGTACGGCGGAGGGCAGCAAGCTCTCTGCCGTCCTCGTGGGCGAGGAAGTGGTCTTCGAGGTCGACGAGGTCTCCGGCGAGGAGGCCGTCAGCATCATCATGCGGGCGATCCCGCGCGAGTTCCCGCACGACGAGGCGCGCTGGGCCGACCAGATGCGGCTGCGTCCCTGGGTGTCGACAATCAAGGAGCACGTCGTCGGGCTGCGCCCCATCCAGATGAGCGGCCGCAAGTTCCACCTCTCCCGCACCTGGCTGTCCCTGCGCCCGCGCGGCTGACCCGCGCAGGCCTCCGTCCACACCCCGGCCCCGGGGCCGCCCATTCACAGCCCGCGAAGACCGCCTCGCTTCGGCGCGTCCGCGTGTGCTGAGCTGAGCCGGTGAGCAACAGCGACACTCCCGCGTCTTCCTCATCCGCGCCCCCGCCATCCGCGCCGCCCGCAGCGGCGGCAGTGGCCGAGCCCGCGGGCGTCGAGCTGGCGGGCGGCGACCTGACGGGGCCCGATCTGGCGGGGCCCGATCTGGCGGTCGACGACGACGGCCTGCCCCGGCCCGGGTGGGCCCGAACCAGCGTTCTCCTGCGGGACTACTACGACACCGAGTGGGGCATGCCGGTCCGCGACGAGCAGGGCCTCTACGAGCGGCTCTGCCTCGAGGGTTTCCAGGCGGGGCTGGCGTGGGCGACCATCCTGCGCAAGCGGCCGGCGTTTCGGGCGGCCTTCGCCGGCTTCGACCCCGATGCCGTGGCGGCCTTCGGGGACGACGACGTGGAGCGGCTGATGGGCGATGCGGGCATCGTGCGCAACCGCGCCAAGATCGAGGCCACGATCGGCAACGCCCGGGCGACGGTGGCGCTTCGACCCGACGGCGGCCTGGCGCAGCTCATCTGGTCCTTCCAGCCGGAGGATACCCCGCGGCCGCTCACGCTGGCCGACGTCCCCAGCACGTCCCCCGAATCGATCGCTCTGAGCAAGGAACTGCGCCGCCGCGGCTTCCGCTTCGTCGGGCCGACCACGATGTTCGCCCTCATGGAGGCCGTGGGCATCGTCGACACGCACCTGGTCGGGAGCCATCGTCGCGGCAGCTCCGGGGTGTGGCCGGACTAACCTGCGCCAGCCTCCGACGGGGCGCGGTCCGGGTCAGTCCTGCAGGAACGTGTCCAGCCAATTGCCGCCCTGGGGGCCCCTCGCGGAGTCCAACCCAGGGTCCTCGTCGGCCATGACCTCGGCGCGGGCCGCTCGCTCCCGCTCCCGCCGCTCGACGCGGGCGCGCCCGCTGGTGCCGGCCCGTCGTACGCCGAACCGTCGCGCGTGGGCCAGTTCGGTGGGTGACAACGGCGCGGGATCGGCCGCGGGCTCCGGCCCCGCTGCCGCCGCTGCCGGGGGCACCTCGGCGGGTCGTGCCGGCGGCGGGGCCGCGGGCGCCGTGCTCGTGGGCGTCGTGCTCGTGCGCGCGGTGTTCGTGGGCGCGGTGTTCGTGGGCGCGGGGGCGACGCGAGAGTGGGCGGCGTGGCCTGCGCCGGGTCCCGGTCGCGCAGGTTCACGACGTACCCGTCGTCGGCCCGGTCGTCACCGCCCGGGCCTTAGGTGTACTCGGCGTACAGCGCACCGTCCGGGCCACGGAAGGCGACGCTGCCGAACATCGGCTCCGGTTCCGGCTCGGGCTCGTCGGGGATGCGGTAGTCCGTCACCTCGAGGTGACCCCCGTCGACCCGCACCCAGTCGCGGGAGAGCACCGTCGTGGCCAGGTTGATCTCCCACTCCGGCAGGGCGAGCAGGTCCTCCTCCGTCAGTCGGCTGCCCGCGAGGATGGTCGCGGCCAGGTAGAGGCCGCCGCCGGTCTCCCGCGCGATGCGTACGGCGTTCGCGAGGTCGCCGCGCTGCCGGTCGCTGAGGTGGGCCAGGTCGACGCGGCGCCTGGCCAGCGGATCGATGTGGCGGACCGCCCCCATGACCTCGGGGGTGTGTGCGGCGTGCAGGTGCAGAATGAGGGCGAGTTCGCCCACCACGTCGCCGTCCTGACCCGCGCGCCACAGGATCCCGGGCGGCGCGTCGAGCCCCGCGCGCGTGCCGGGGGCTCCCCGGTCGCGAAGCCCGAACTTGGGCGGCGCCACGATGTCTCCGCTGGACAGCTGGAGCCGCAGCAGGTGCCAGGCGTAGCCGTTGGCCTCGTGCAACAGCACGATCCAGCGGGGCTGGATGCCGAGATCCACCCGATTCTTCGTGCCGACGAGGATGCTCGCGGTGACCGCGCTCACGACGTTCCTCCAGATCCGACCGCATGTGTGACGCCACACGGCGTACCTGCAGGATACGTGCCGGACGCGCGCCGGCCCAGCGCCGTCCCGGGGACTCGCGCCGTCGCCTCCCCAGCCCGCGTCCTGCGCAGGCGCAGATCAGGCCCAGTTCAGAGCCGAGATCAGGCCCCGAACCACTCCGTGGTCTTGGCGACGATGGCCTTCTCGAAGTCGTCGTCGTTGTGGGCCGCGCGGATCCAGTCGGCGAACGAGCCGCCCTCGACGAGCCGGTCGAGCTCGGCGCGGCAGGCGTCCGGCTCGCTGACCGCACGCAGCAGCATCCGCTCGGCGGTGGCGGAGTCGCCGTAGAGGAACGGGTAGCCCTGCGGCACCAGCGCGTGCGCCCACGGCCGGTCCGGGAAGATGCCCACGGCTCCGGCGAGCAGGGCCTCGACGTACTCCAGGCCGTAGGACTCCTCGGCCGCGGTCGCGAGGAACGCGGTGGTCCGCGCGAGCGCGTCCCAGTAGGCCTCGCGAGTCGAGGTGAGCGGGCCGACCCAGGCGTACTTCTTTAGCGACAGGTTCATCGCCAGGTCGCTGACCAGGTGCGATTCGTGCAGGCGTGCCTCGACGCGGACCGGGGTCTTCCGGGCCACGCGGTCGACGATGTCCATGAACTTCTCCGGCTGTTTGCGGGAGTCCATGGTGATGGCGGGGTACAGGATGACCGGCACGTCGGTGGCGACGCGCGGCTGGACGCGCTCGACGTGGACGCCGAGGTTGACCCACGCGATCTTCGCCTTCTCGGCGAGCGGCGGGATCGTCCACTTGCGGACGACCTCGCGCACCTCGGCGGCCGTGCGGGCCGAGTTGCAGAACGTCGGGAACATCGCGAACGACAGGCCCATGGCGGCGAAGTTGACGCGGTGGTGGTAGACGGAGGGGTTCTTCCACTCGAAGTTCATGAGCTTGGGCTCGGCCCCGGAGCTGTGCAGCGTCTGCCACACCGCGATGGAGTCGATGACGTCCATGTTGATGACCAGGGTGTTCTCGGCGTCGATGAAGCTCAGCGGCATCATGTCGAAGCCCTGGCAGCGACGGGTGTGCGACCCGATGAGGATGGGGTCGGGGAACAGGCGCAGCAGGCGCCGGATCAGCGTCACGCCCGCCGACTGCCCCAGCAGCTCGCCGCGCTCATCGACGACGGGTTCCTGCTCGAACGCGCCGTACTTGACCGCCACCTTCATCA from Austwickia sp. includes the following:
- a CDS encoding TetR/AcrR family transcriptional regulator; translation: MAVDPAPPQAARAAARARVEADIVRVARAQLAQVGPSELSVRAVARELGMGSASIYRYVASRDEVLGRLQVAMYAELAQHVEEREAAVAQVWAAKSAGRVRPDAVLARWRAICGAVRDWALAHPHDYALVYGPPVPGYAPPTEATEAASRVTDAFLRCLVAVDELGLFPRPVPGVREGDALAAVRTKAAAVAVSGRPPREAVLARGVLAWGSVLGAVSFELFGRYAGSIDDPGAWFGQAVDLLAADLGLPV
- a CDS encoding DUF1992 domain-containing protein encodes the protein MSQWESWVERQIREATERGEFADLPGIGKPLDLGNPDDPDWWIKRLVRREGIDTSQALHPTLALRREAKTYPAALADIRTEDQVRELVRDFNQRVVQDRLRPVRGAAMPPVAPRLDVEEMVTAWRAMRAADETANDAEKLSDTAELARPREKASRRPTRFARWWRALFAAPQPTDAMGADDQSARQR
- a CDS encoding acetyl-CoA hydrolase/transferase family protein, which produces MTAQDDYAAKRRPAHDVVDLIRDGDTVVVPTGAGEPPTILEALSDRRREKRGVTVAQILPLRKFGYIDPETVENVRHTAYFLNAPTRAGAQEGWIEYYPHFFFESASFIREGYFPCDVAVTMASPMDKHGYFSISLATDYTMAALKKARTVILEVNPGVPYAYGDCHLHIDDVTAIVEDDRPVTAVGLPQIGPVQKAIGGYVADMIPDGATLQIGYGAIPDAVVMQLTDRRDLGVHTEMMGDGILTLVEAGVVTNARKNVDRGHMRATFALGSQRLYDFMDHNPAVQMHPVDVVNDPFRIGQHDLMHTVNATMQVDLIGQCCSETMGPTPYSGTGGQCDFARGANRSAGGKAFIVLPSTAKDDTISRIVPTLTTGAHVSTGKNDVNYVVTEYGVAQLRGRTNKQRARALIDIAHPKFRDELTETAQRLRLL
- a CDS encoding pyridoxamine 5'-phosphate oxidase family protein, producing MTPSETTTPSAATASSPMEVLTEQDCWDTLRRLEFGRLAYAVDGHLDMAPINYAVHNGEIVFRTAEGSKLSAVLVGEEVVFEVDEVSGEEAVSIIMRAIPREFPHDEARWADQMRLRPWVSTIKEHVVGLRPIQMSGRKFHLSRTWLSLRPRG
- a CDS encoding DNA-3-methyladenine glycosylase I, with product MTGPDLAGPDLAVDDDGLPRPGWARTSVLLRDYYDTEWGMPVRDEQGLYERLCLEGFQAGLAWATILRKRPAFRAAFAGFDPDAVAAFGDDDVERLMGDAGIVRNRAKIEATIGNARATVALRPDGGLAQLIWSFQPEDTPRPLTLADVPSTSPESIALSKELRRRGFRFVGPTTMFALMEAVGIVDTHLVGSHRRGSSGVWPD
- a CDS encoding glycosyltransferase family 1 protein produces the protein MKVAVKYGAFEQEPVVDERGELLGQSAGVTLIRRLLRLFPDPILIGSHTRRCQGFDMMPLSFIDAENTLVINMDVIDSIAVWQTLHSSGAEPKLMNFEWKNPSVYHHRVNFAAMGLSFAMFPTFCNSARTAAEVREVVRKWTIPPLAEKAKIAWVNLGVHVERVQPRVATDVPVILYPAITMDSRKQPEKFMDIVDRVARKTPVRVEARLHESHLVSDLAMNLSLKKYAWVGPLTSTREAYWDALARTTAFLATAAEESYGLEYVEALLAGAVGIFPDRPWAHALVPQGYPFLYGDSATAERMLLRAVSEPDACRAELDRLVEGGSFADWIRAAHNDDDFEKAIVAKTTEWFGA